The nucleotide window CGCCGGGCACGTCGTGGCCGACGTGACCGAGGCGGTGCGGGCCGCGGTGATCGAGGCAGTGGAGAAGTACGGTCTGACGGTCACCCAGGTCAACGTCACTGTGGACGACATCGAGCTGAACCAGCCGGGAGCGGCAGCCGGAGCCTGAGGCATAGCGGCAAGGATCGGGGAGCGACTGTGGACCTGGAAGCAACGCACGAGCTGACCAGGGCGTCGGTGCCGGCTGGTGGGACGACGGAGGTCGCCGACGAGGTGATCGAGAAGATCGTCGTCGCGGCGGCCCGCGCGGTGCCCGGCGTGGCCGATCTGGGCGGGGACGTCGCCCGGTTCTTCAACGCGGTTCTCGACCGGGTCGGGCTGGACCAGGTGGGTGACGCCCGGCGGGGTTGCTCGGCCCACGTGACCGGGGACGCCGCAGTGGTCAACCTGGTGTTGGTGATTGAGGCAGGTCGGCCGGTGCCGGAGATCACCGGTCAGGTACGCGCCCAGGTGACGGAGGCGGTCGAGGCGTACGGGCTGCGGGTCGACGAGGTCAACATCCGGGTCGACGACGTGGCGATGGGCGGACCAGCGGCGGCTGTTACCTCCCAGTAGGGCGTGACTTAGCGATCGTTCAGGTAGGGGCCTTACACTCGACGTGCAGTCGAGGACCCGAGGAGGAGCCCTGCTCATGGACGCCGACGAGATCGACGCCGGACGGGCGCGCTGGCAGGCCCGGTACGACGCCGCGCGCAAGCGGGACGCGGACTTCACCACGCTCTCCGGGACGCCGGTGGACCCGGTGTACGGGCCGCCGGAGGGGGCCACCTATCCGGGCTTCGAACGGATCGGCTGGCCGGGCGAGTATCCGTACACCAGGGGTTTGTATCCGACCGGCTACCGCGGGCGGACCTGGACGATCCGGCAGTTCGCCGGCTTCGGCAACGCCCAGCAGACCAACGAGCGCTACAAGATGATCCTCGGCGCCGGAGGCGGCGGCCTCTCGGTGGCGTTCGACATGCCGACCCTGATGGGTCGCGACTCGGACGACCCGCAGGCGCTCGGCGAGGTCGGCCACTGCGGCGTGGCCATCGACACCGCCACCGACATGCAGGCGCTCTTCGACGGCATCGACCTGGCCGGCGTCACCACCTCGATGACCATCTCCGGCCCGGCCGTGCCGGTGTTCTGCATGTACCTGGTCGCCGCCGAGCGGCAGGGCGCCGACCTGTCCAAGCTGGACGGCACCCTGCAGACCGACATCTTCAAGGAGTACATCGCGCAGAAGGAGTGGCTCTTCGACCCGGAGCCGCACCTGCGCCTGATCGGCGACCTGATGGAGTACTGCGCCCGGGAGATCCCGCGCTACAAGCCGCTGTCGGTCTCCGGCTACCACATCCGTGAGGCCGGGTCGACCGCCGCGCAGGAGCTGGCGTACACCCTGGCGGACGGTTTCGGCTACGTCGAGCTGGGTCTCTCGCGTGGGCTGGACGTGAACGTCTTCGCGCCGGGGCTGAGCTTCTTCTTCGACTCGCACCTCGACTTCTTCGAGGAGATCGCCAAGTTCCGGGCCGCCCGCCGGATCTGGGCCCGCTGGCTGCGCGACGTCTATGGCGCTACCAGCGAGAAGGCACTGTGGCTGCGGTTCCACACGCAGACCGCCGGGGTGTCGCTGACCGCGCAGCAGCCGGTCAACAACGTGGTACGCACCGCGGTCGAGGCCCTCGCGGCGGTGCTCGGCGGCACGAACTCGCTGCACACCAACGCGCTGGACGAGACCCTGGCGCTGCCCACCGACGAGTCGGCCGAGATCGCCCTGCGTACCCAGCAGGTGCTGATGGAGGAGACCGGTGTGGTCAACGTGGCCGACCCGCTCGGTGGCTCCTGGTACGTGGAAGCGCTGACCGACAAGATCGAGGCCGAGGCGGAGGAGATCTTCGCCCGGATCCGGCAGCTCGGCGGGGACGGACCGCACCAGATCGGTCCGATGACCTCGGGCATCCTGCGCGGTATCGAGGACGGCTGGTTCACCGGGCACATCGCCGAGTCGGCCTTCGTCTACCAGCAGGCCCTCGAGAAGGGCGACAAGAAGATCGTCGGGGTCAACTGCCACACCGGCACCGTCGCCAAGGAACTGGAGATCCTGCGCATCTCGCACGAGGTGGAGCTGGAGCAGCGCCGGGTGCTCGCCGACCGCAAGAGCGCCAGGGACGAGTCGGCGGTCCGCGCCGCGGTGACCCGGATGATCGAGGCGAGCCGCACCGACGAGAACATGATCCCCGCCATGCTCGACGCGGTCCGCGCCGAGGCGACCCTGGGCGAGATCTGCGACGCCCTGCGCGCCGAGTGGGGCACCTACCGAGAACCAGCCCGCTTCTAACCCCACCCCCACCCCGTCGATCTTGCAGTTTCTGCGACGACATAAGGCGTAAATGTGGCGTACCGGCGACAGAATGTGCAAGATCGCGGGGGGTGGGGGCGGGGCGTGAGAGTTGCAACGTCGGGGTTGCGGGTGAGCTGAGATCGGGGGCTCACGTGCGAGACTAGGTAACCATGAGCGACCCACGGATCACCTCGTCGATCTTCACCCGCGGCGCGGTCGACCTCAGCACGCTGCGTGGCCCCGCACCAGCCGCTACCCGCCCCGGCACGCCCCCGCAGGGCGGCCCGTCCAACGGCGCCCCCGGCGCGCCCACCGCCGGCGGTGACACCGCCATCGTGGACGTCACCGAGGCGACCATCCAGTCCGACGTGCTCGAACGCTCGATGGCCACGCCCGTCGTCGTGTTCTTCGGCGCGGCCGGCTTCCCGGAGAGCGACGAGTTCGCCCCGGTCCTGGAGCGGCTGAACGCCGAGAGCGGCGGCACCTGGGTGCTGGCCCGGGTCGACGTGCAGGAAAATCCCCGCATCGCCCAGATGTTCCGGGTTCAGGGCATTCCCATGGTCTACGCGGTCGTCGGCGGCCAGCCGGTCGACGCCTTCTCCGGAGTGGTGCCCGAGGCACAGCTGCGGCAGTGGCTCCAGGCCGTGCTCAAGGCCGGCGGCGTGGCCGTCGCCGAGCCGGAGGACCCCCGCCTCGACGAGGCGGACGACGCGCTGATGAGCGGCGATCTGGACGCCGCCGAGCAGGCGTACCGCAAGATCCTGGCCGATGCCCCGGCGGACGCCGCGGCCACGGCGGGGCTGGCCCAGGTCGGGGTGGCCCGCCGCGTGGCCGGCGCCGACCCGTCCACGGCGCTGGCCACCGCCGAGAGCGCCCCCGACGACGTCGACGCCCAACTGCTGGCCGCCGACATCGAGGTGCTCAGCGGCCTGGCCGAGCAGGCGTACGCGCGGCTCGTCGGTCTGGTCCGGCGCACCTCCGGTGAGGATCGCGAGACGGTACGCCAGCACCTGGTCTCGCTCTTCTCCATCGCCGGCCCGGACGACCCGGCTGTCGCCTCGGCGCGTCGGGCCCTGGCCAGCGCCCTGTTCTGAGTTCGTAGCACGCCAGCGCGGGCCGGCGTTCCGGCCGGCCCGCCCGACCACCGAGGACGGGAGCTCATGATGCGCCGGATCGCCGTCCTCGACGCGCCGACAAATCTCGGTCTGCGGCCGCCGACGCCCACGTCGGTCCCGGGTTGCGCCAAGGCGCCCGGGGCGCTGCGCGACCACGACCTGCTGGCCCGGCTCCGCGCCCGCGACGCCGGCTGCGTCACCCCCGCCCGGTACGACCCGGGCGACTGGCGGCCCGGCGACGGGGTGTGCCACGCCCGAGAGATCGCCGACTACTCGCTGGCCCTCGCCGAACGCATCGGCTCGATCATCGACCGGGGCGAGTTCCCGGTGGTGCTGGGCGGCGACTGCTCCGTGCTGCTCGGCTCGGCCCTGGCCATGCACCGCCTCGGTGAGGCCGTCGGCGGGCGGATCGGGCTCGTCTTCGTCGACGGGCACTCCGACTTCCGGCACCCCGGCAACGCCTCCTACGTCGGGGCTGCCGCCGGTGAGGACCTGGCCCTGGTCACCGGGCGCGGGCAGGCCGACCTGGCCGCGCTGGAGGGTCGCCGGCCCTACTTCCGCGACATCGACGTGGTGGTGCTCGGCATCCGCGCGCAGGACGAATACCGGCTCGACCTCCAGGCCGCCGGGATCACCACCCGACCGGTGCCGGCGCTCCGTGCCGAAGGCGCCGCCCGGACGGCCCAGTGGGCGCACGAACAGCTCGCCGACTGCGCGGGCTACTGGGTGCACATCGACGTGGACGTCCTCGACCCCGCGGTGATGCCAGCCGTGGACGCCCCCGACCCGGGTGGAATCGCCTTTGCCGAGCTGGAGATCCTGCTCGCCGGCCTGGTCGACACCCCGCACTGCCTCGGCGTGGAGCTGACCGTCTTCGACCCCGACTACGACCCGGACGGCTCGTACGCGGCCGAGATCGTCAACACCGTGGTCGCCGGTCTGGCGCCGGTGAGCGCTCCGGAAGCCGTACCACCCCGACTGCTGTCGGCTCGGCCGACGCCCTCCCCCCGGCGCGGTGGCGGCCGGGCCCCGGCCGCCACCGAACGACCCGACCGCTCCCAGCGGCTCGACGGGCTGGACCGTGCCGAGCGCCGCGAGCAGCGCGATGGGCTCGACGGGCTGGACCGTGGCGAGCGGTTCGATGGGCTCGACGACGCCGAGCGGCTGGATGCGATGCCGAGCGCGACCGATGGCGAGGAGTCGTTCGTCGACGTTTCCCCGTGGGACCCGTCCGTCGACGCCGGTTCGCCCGCGGAGGTCGGATCCTCCGATGTGGGGTCTGCCGGCGTCGCGTCCTCAGGCTTCGGGCCTGCCGGCGTGGGTTCTTCCGACGGCCGTCCCCTGCTGGGCGTGGTGCCCCGCGACAACGTCGCCGAGACCGAGCCAGCCGTCACCAATGGTCAGGCCCGCTCCGAGCAGTCGGGCGTCGCAGCGGACATCGCGGCCACTGTCGAGCGGGAGCCGGTCGGCCCACCCGCGTCGGCCGGCCCGGGCCTGCTCCGGCGAGCTTCCCTGCCGGCGCAGAACCCCACGGACCACCACAAAGCCGACACGGCCTGACCCATCCCGCCGCGCGGATGTCAGGAAGGCGGGAGGGCGCGGAGGAAGCGCTCGGCGATCGGGACGGCCGAGGCGGTGCTGGCCCCGCCCTTCTCCACGAAGACGGCGAACGCCACATCGCCCCGCCAGCCGACGAACCAGGCGTGGGTGTGCGCCGGGTTGTCGTCGTACTCGGCGGTGCCGGTCTTGCCGTACACCTCGCCCGGAACGTCCTTGAGCGCGCTGCCGGTGCCGGTGGTGACCACCTCGCGCATCATCGTGCGCAGCGCCGCCACGGACTCCGGCTTGAGCTGCTCGCCCGCCGGGGCCGGCTTGGCCGGCGCAGGGTCGGTCAGCAGCTTCGGCTGCTCGAAGCGGCCGCGGGCGACGGCGGCGGTGGCACCGGCCATGGCCAGCGGGCTGACCAGCGTGGTGCCCTGCCCGAACGATGCGGCGGCCTGCTCGGCCAGGCTGCCGCCCGTCGAGACCTTGCCGGTGAAGGCGTCAGTGCCAAGGTCCCATTGACCCTCCAGGCCCAGCGAGCGGCCGGCGGCGGCCAGCCCGTCACCGCCGAGCTTCGGCGCCAGCGCGGCGAACGCGGTGTTGCAGGACTTGGCGAAGTCGGTGCGGAACGGCACCGAGCCGAGCTCGAAGTTGTCCGAGTTCTTGAAGGACCGGCCGTCCACGGTGAAGGTCTTCTTGCAGTCCACCGGCCCGTCCAGGGTGACCGCGCCCCGGTCCAGGAGGCCCAGGGTGCTGACCATCTTGAACGTGGAGCCCGGAGGCACCTGGGCGTCGAAGGCCAGATTCTCCCCGGCCGGGCCGGGGCCGTTCGCCGCGGCGAGCACGGCGCCGTCGCTGATCCGGAGCGCCACCACCGCGGACCGGCGCGACTCGGCGCGCAGTGCCCCGTCGGCCGCGTTCTGGACGGCGACGTCCAGCGTGGTCTTCAACGCCTGGCCAGGCTGCGGCTCCCGGCGGAACAGTTCGGTGCCGGTCGGTTCGAGTTTGCCGCCCTCGGCCGGCCGCTCGACCACCACGGTCAGCCCGGGGCCGCCGCGCAGTCGCTCGTCGTAGCGGCCCTGCAGCCCGCCGTGGCCGACCAGGTCGCCGACGACGTACCGGTCGGGGTGTGCGGCGATGTCGTCGGCCTGCGCCGGGTCGACCGAGCCGAGCAGCGCACGGGCGAACTCGCGGGTCGGCGCCAGGTCGATCTTGTCGGAGACGAACTTGGTGCCGGGCAGGTCGTAGATCCGGGGTTTGATCTGCCGGTACGCCTCCTCGCGGAGCGACACCACCTCGACGAAGGCACCCGGCTCGGCCTTGGTCACCCGCTCGGGCAGGTCGGCCAGGTCGACGCCGGGGACCAACGCCGGGCGGATGGCCTTGAACGCCGCGTCGAGATCCTTGACGAGCTTCTTGAGGTCGGTGACCCCGTTGGGCTGCACACCCACCCGGACCACCGGGCGCGGGGTCACGAGCGGCTTCCCGGCGTTGTCCAGCACCCCGGCGCGGGCGCCGGCGTCGCGGCGCAGCGCCAACCGGTCACCCTTGGCGAGCTGCTCGTGCACCACCTTCGGCTCCCAGATCACCTGCCACTGGTCGTCGCCGCCGTGCGCGAGCCGCACCTCCCGGTCGTACGCCCAGCGGGTCTGACCGGGCAGGGTCCACTCCACCTGGACGGTAGTGGTCGCGATGTCCTTCGTGATCTTCGGCTCGCCGCGACGCGTCAGCGTCGGCGGGGTGGCCGCCAGCTCACCGGAGAGGTCCTTGATCTCGCGAGCCACGTCGGCCGACGGCAGTTTCGAGCCGAGCGGGTCGATCAGACCGACCGACTGGAGGTCACCGCTGCGCCAGCCCGCGAGGAAGGCGTCGACGCTGCGTTGCGGCCCGTCGTCGGCCGAGCAACCGACCAGGACGCCCGCCGCGAGAAGCGTCGTGCTGACGGCGGCGGCCACGCGGCGGGCAAGGTTCGGCCGGTGGGGCCGGGGGTACGACAAGGGCATGAAGCTGGTCCTTCCGATCTCGGACTGCCCCCGCACGGTAGTACGCGAACGTCGTCCCCAACGTCCCCCAGGTGCGTGGCCGCGCTCAAAGACGGGCCAGGCCGGTGTGATGAACATCGCGTGGCGGGGTATCCCGCAGCCGGCCAACCTCGGACCCGCAACGGGTGAAAGGACAAAGTCCCGATCCGGACGTCTGGCCAGTGGTCCGCCGACGAAGGCGCACAACGGCAGGGCCTAGGCTGGGCGGCAGAGTGACCCACAACGCGGTGGGTCGAGGGGAGTGGCACCGATGGACCGGCGTCCGGCGATCAAACCGGAACCCGACCTCCGGCAGGATGACTCCGGCCGGGACGACG belongs to Micromonospora ureilytica and includes:
- a CDS encoding Asp23/Gls24 family envelope stress response protein; this translates as MDLEATHELTRASVPAGGTTEVADEVIEKIVVAAARAVPGVADLGGDVARFFNAVLDRVGLDQVGDARRGCSAHVTGDAAVVNLVLVIEAGRPVPEITGQVRAQVTEAVEAYGLRVDEVNIRVDDVAMGGPAAAVTSQ
- a CDS encoding penicillin-binding transpeptidase domain-containing protein; protein product: MPLSYPRPHRPNLARRVAAAVSTTLLAAGVLVGCSADDGPQRSVDAFLAGWRSGDLQSVGLIDPLGSKLPSADVAREIKDLSGELAATPPTLTRRGEPKITKDIATTTVQVEWTLPGQTRWAYDREVRLAHGGDDQWQVIWEPKVVHEQLAKGDRLALRRDAGARAGVLDNAGKPLVTPRPVVRVGVQPNGVTDLKKLVKDLDAAFKAIRPALVPGVDLADLPERVTKAEPGAFVEVVSLREEAYRQIKPRIYDLPGTKFVSDKIDLAPTREFARALLGSVDPAQADDIAAHPDRYVVGDLVGHGGLQGRYDERLRGGPGLTVVVERPAEGGKLEPTGTELFRREPQPGQALKTTLDVAVQNAADGALRAESRRSAVVALRISDGAVLAAANGPGPAGENLAFDAQVPPGSTFKMVSTLGLLDRGAVTLDGPVDCKKTFTVDGRSFKNSDNFELGSVPFRTDFAKSCNTAFAALAPKLGGDGLAAAGRSLGLEGQWDLGTDAFTGKVSTGGSLAEQAAASFGQGTTLVSPLAMAGATAAVARGRFEQPKLLTDPAPAKPAPAGEQLKPESVAALRTMMREVVTTGTGSALKDVPGEVYGKTGTAEYDDNPAHTHAWFVGWRGDVAFAVFVEKGGASTASAVPIAERFLRALPPS
- a CDS encoding acyl-CoA mutase large subunit family protein, translating into MDADEIDAGRARWQARYDAARKRDADFTTLSGTPVDPVYGPPEGATYPGFERIGWPGEYPYTRGLYPTGYRGRTWTIRQFAGFGNAQQTNERYKMILGAGGGGLSVAFDMPTLMGRDSDDPQALGEVGHCGVAIDTATDMQALFDGIDLAGVTTSMTISGPAVPVFCMYLVAAERQGADLSKLDGTLQTDIFKEYIAQKEWLFDPEPHLRLIGDLMEYCAREIPRYKPLSVSGYHIREAGSTAAQELAYTLADGFGYVELGLSRGLDVNVFAPGLSFFFDSHLDFFEEIAKFRAARRIWARWLRDVYGATSEKALWLRFHTQTAGVSLTAQQPVNNVVRTAVEALAAVLGGTNSLHTNALDETLALPTDESAEIALRTQQVLMEETGVVNVADPLGGSWYVEALTDKIEAEAEEIFARIRQLGGDGPHQIGPMTSGILRGIEDGWFTGHIAESAFVYQQALEKGDKKIVGVNCHTGTVAKELEILRISHEVELEQRRVLADRKSARDESAVRAAVTRMIEASRTDENMIPAMLDAVRAEATLGEICDALRAEWGTYREPARF
- a CDS encoding tetratricopeptide repeat protein, with product MSDPRITSSIFTRGAVDLSTLRGPAPAATRPGTPPQGGPSNGAPGAPTAGGDTAIVDVTEATIQSDVLERSMATPVVVFFGAAGFPESDEFAPVLERLNAESGGTWVLARVDVQENPRIAQMFRVQGIPMVYAVVGGQPVDAFSGVVPEAQLRQWLQAVLKAGGVAVAEPEDPRLDEADDALMSGDLDAAEQAYRKILADAPADAAATAGLAQVGVARRVAGADPSTALATAESAPDDVDAQLLAADIEVLSGLAEQAYARLVGLVRRTSGEDRETVRQHLVSLFSIAGPDDPAVASARRALASALF